Proteins co-encoded in one Actinomadura luteofluorescens genomic window:
- a CDS encoding aminotransferase class V-fold PLP-dependent enzyme — MDIDELRSDTPGCAKVAHLNNAGAALPPRPVIDAVAGHFELETLIGGYEAAERNEAPIARFYDAVAGLLGARPDEIAFVENATRAWDMAFYAIPFADGDRILTTTSEYSSNAIAYQQVAAAKGARVEVVPDEPDGTLSLDALEAELAKGDVRLVSLNHIPTHNGLINPAAEVGRLCRAHGVLYLLDACQSVGHLSVDVEEIGCDILSATGRKFLRGPRGTGFLYVRREILRTLVPPFLDLQAADWKAPDGFELREDAQRFETWERHVAGQIGLGVAADYAAGLGMARIEERVLGLAARLREELAARPGVTVLDRGARPSGIVTFTVDGREPAAVKAAARELDVNINVTDPLAHGYDPHARPSAVRASVHYYNTDEELERLLSVL, encoded by the coding sequence GTGGACATCGACGAACTCCGCTCCGACACCCCCGGCTGCGCGAAGGTGGCCCATCTCAACAACGCCGGCGCCGCGCTGCCGCCGCGTCCCGTCATCGACGCCGTCGCCGGGCACTTCGAGCTGGAGACGCTGATCGGCGGGTACGAGGCTGCCGAGCGCAACGAGGCGCCCATCGCGCGCTTCTACGACGCCGTCGCGGGGCTCCTCGGGGCCCGTCCCGACGAGATCGCCTTCGTGGAGAACGCCACCCGGGCGTGGGACATGGCGTTCTACGCGATCCCCTTCGCGGACGGCGACCGCATCCTGACGACGACGAGCGAGTACTCCAGCAACGCGATCGCCTACCAGCAGGTGGCTGCGGCCAAGGGCGCGCGGGTGGAAGTCGTCCCGGACGAGCCCGACGGCACCCTCTCGCTGGACGCGCTGGAGGCCGAACTGGCCAAGGGCGACGTGCGGCTGGTGTCGCTGAACCACATTCCCACGCACAACGGGCTCATCAATCCGGCCGCCGAGGTCGGCCGGCTGTGCCGCGCGCACGGCGTCCTGTACCTGCTGGACGCGTGCCAGTCGGTGGGGCACCTCTCGGTGGACGTGGAAGAGATCGGCTGCGACATCCTGTCGGCGACGGGGCGCAAGTTCCTGCGCGGCCCGCGCGGCACGGGGTTCCTTTACGTCCGGCGCGAGATCCTGCGGACGCTCGTCCCGCCCTTCCTCGACCTCCAGGCCGCCGACTGGAAGGCGCCGGACGGGTTCGAGTTGCGCGAGGACGCGCAGCGGTTCGAGACGTGGGAACGGCACGTCGCCGGGCAGATCGGCCTGGGCGTCGCCGCCGACTACGCCGCCGGCCTGGGCATGGCGCGGATCGAGGAGCGCGTCCTGGGTCTCGCCGCCCGGCTCCGGGAGGAACTGGCCGCCCGGCCCGGGGTGACCGTCCTGGACAGGGGCGCGCGGCCGTCCGGCATCGTCACGTTCACCGTGGACGGACGCGAGCCGGCCGCCGTCAAGGCGGCGGCCAGGGAGCTGGACGTGAACATCAACGTGACCGACCCGCTCGCTCACGGATACGACCCGCACGCCCGTCCATCGGCCGTGCGGGCCTCCGTGCACTACTACAACACCGACGAAGAACTGGAGCGGCTCCTGTCGGTGCTGTAG
- a CDS encoding LCP family protein, giving the protein MTVDDLDLIRDLGRDLEHEPPPSLARQRTRLLDETRRGTRWTTALRWTGTLRWTLLGVVAAVTAAAILVPAVLLHGGGAPPAAGRSTAPAAARALNVLVIGLDARYGGPPRSDTLMLVHVPADRKRPQVMSIPRDVLVRIPACGRTPARQATVNTAFPLGGAACTRRTVEALTGVRIDQTVVIDFGGFKRVVDALGGVEVTLPTAVNDPRSGLVLPAGRHWLNGTQALAYVRVRHGLGDGSDLDRVKRQQRFLASLARQAKAVMAKDPVRFARFLAVAADSVGSTPKLDAGTLRTLARGFDGSGGVAAATIPVRPAPSDPNRLVVDEAAARKVLAPFRTR; this is encoded by the coding sequence GTGACCGTGGACGACCTGGACCTGATCCGCGACCTCGGCCGCGACCTGGAGCACGAGCCGCCGCCGTCCCTCGCCCGGCAGCGGACCCGGCTGCTGGACGAGACCCGCCGCGGCACCCGGTGGACGACGGCGCTGCGGTGGACGGGCACGCTGCGCTGGACGCTGCTCGGCGTGGTCGCGGCGGTGACGGCCGCGGCGATCCTCGTCCCGGCGGTCCTGCTGCACGGGGGCGGCGCGCCGCCCGCGGCGGGCCGCTCGACCGCGCCCGCCGCCGCCAGGGCGCTGAACGTACTGGTCATCGGGCTGGACGCCCGCTACGGCGGGCCGCCGCGCTCGGACACCCTGATGCTCGTCCACGTCCCCGCCGACCGGAAGAGGCCGCAGGTCATGAGCATCCCGCGGGACGTGCTCGTGCGGATCCCCGCCTGCGGCCGGACCCCGGCACGGCAGGCGACGGTCAACACGGCGTTCCCGCTGGGCGGCGCCGCGTGCACGCGCAGGACGGTGGAGGCGCTGACCGGCGTCCGGATCGACCAGACCGTGGTGATCGACTTCGGCGGGTTCAAGCGGGTGGTGGACGCGCTCGGCGGGGTCGAGGTGACGCTGCCCACGGCGGTGAACGATCCCAGGTCGGGGCTGGTCCTGCCCGCGGGGCGGCACTGGCTGAACGGGACGCAGGCGCTCGCCTACGTCCGGGTCAGGCACGGCCTCGGAGACGGCTCGGACCTGGACCGCGTCAAACGCCAGCAGCGGTTCCTCGCCTCGCTGGCGCGCCAGGCCAAGGCGGTCATGGCGAAGGACCCGGTGAGGTTCGCGCGCTTCCTCGCCGTCGCGGCCGACTCGGTCGGGAGCACACCGAAGCTGGACGCCGGGACGCTGCGCACGCTCGCGCGCGGGTTCGACGGGAGCGGCGGGGTCGCCGCGGCCACGATCCCGGTCCGTCCCGCGCCCTCGGACCCGAACCGTCTCGTGGTGGACGAGGCCGCCGCCCGGAAGGTGCTCGCGCCGTTCCGGACGCGATGA
- a CDS encoding CBS domain-containing protein, whose translation MATKVRDIMTGSPTSVSPELDIVTVARAMRDEQIGAVLVAEGDDLKGVVTDRDLVVRGLAAGGDPAQVKIGGIASKVTATVRPDDSTEKAAQIMRERSVRRLPVLEDGRPVGIVSIRDLASGASGEDAAAALADIGAARSTT comes from the coding sequence ATGGCCACGAAAGTCCGCGACATCATGACCGGCTCGCCGACGTCGGTGTCGCCGGAGCTCGACATCGTGACCGTGGCGCGTGCGATGCGCGACGAGCAGATCGGTGCGGTCCTGGTGGCCGAGGGCGACGACCTGAAGGGCGTCGTCACCGACCGCGACCTGGTGGTGCGCGGGCTCGCCGCGGGCGGCGACCCCGCCCAGGTCAAGATCGGCGGGATCGCCAGCAAGGTCACCGCGACGGTGCGGCCGGACGACTCCACCGAGAAGGCGGCGCAGATCATGCGCGAGCGGTCCGTGCGGCGGCTTCCCGTCCTGGAGGACGGCCGTCCGGTGGGCATCGTGTCCATCCGCGACCTGGCGAGCGGGGCGAGCGGTGAGGACGCGGCGGCGGCGCTCGCCGACATCGGCGCGGCGCGTTCCACCACCTGA
- a CDS encoding ABC transporter ATP-binding protein → MDMEVTAWMSLHHAMNARDSRPFSRATLRRIGRFARPHRGILTAFLLLSVVMAVIAVATPVLAGWVVNAIVDHDATSTVVWLAIVIAALALAEGSLGLVNRWLSARIGEGLILDLRTSVFDHVQRMPVAFFTRTRTGALVSRLNNDVIGAQRAFSDTLSGVVSNLVTVLLTFAVMVRISWQITLLALVLLPVFVLPARRMGTRLAKLEREAASHDAAMSTQMTERFSAPGATLVKLFGRPARESAEFAARARRVRDIGVRTAMVQHVFITALTMVSALALALVYGVGGFLSLRGHLDAGAVVALALLLTRLYAPLTALASARVEVMSALVSFERVFEVLDLKPLVAEKPEPGDVPEGPVAVEFDDVTFAYPSADKVSLASLEEVATLDTRGGVDVLHDVSFRAEPGQMVALVGSSGAGKSTIAQLLPRLYDVDSGAVRLGGVDVRDLSFQAIRDTLGMVTQDGHLFHESIRENLLLARPEAPEEELWDVLRRARLDTLIEGLPDGLDTIVGERGYRLSGGERQRLTIARLLLARQRVVILDEATAHLDSTSEAAVQEALTEALDGRTAVVIAHRLSTVRAADLILVVESGRIIERGTHEELLAADGRYADLYRTQFADDPPLEPVA, encoded by the coding sequence ATGGACATGGAAGTCACGGCGTGGATGTCGCTCCACCACGCCATGAACGCGCGGGACAGCAGGCCGTTCTCCCGGGCGACGCTGCGGCGCATCGGCCGCTTCGCCCGCCCGCACCGCGGCATCCTCACGGCGTTTCTGCTGCTCAGCGTGGTGATGGCCGTCATCGCCGTCGCGACGCCCGTCCTCGCCGGCTGGGTCGTCAACGCGATCGTCGACCATGACGCCACGTCCACGGTCGTGTGGCTGGCCATTGTGATCGCGGCACTGGCGCTGGCCGAGGGCTCCCTCGGCCTCGTCAACCGGTGGCTGTCCGCGCGCATCGGCGAGGGCCTGATCCTCGACCTGCGCACCTCCGTGTTCGACCACGTCCAGCGCATGCCGGTCGCGTTCTTCACCCGGACCCGCACCGGCGCCCTGGTCAGCCGGCTCAACAACGACGTGATCGGCGCCCAGCGCGCGTTCAGCGACACCCTCTCCGGAGTGGTCAGCAACCTCGTGACGGTGCTGCTCACCTTCGCCGTGATGGTGCGCATCTCCTGGCAGATCACGCTGCTCGCGCTGGTCCTGCTGCCCGTCTTCGTCCTCCCCGCCCGCCGGATGGGCACCCGCCTGGCGAAGCTCGAACGCGAGGCCGCGTCGCACGACGCCGCGATGAGCACGCAGATGACCGAGCGTTTCTCCGCCCCCGGCGCGACGCTGGTGAAGCTGTTCGGGCGCCCGGCCCGCGAGTCGGCCGAGTTCGCCGCCCGGGCCCGCCGCGTCCGCGACATCGGCGTCCGCACCGCGATGGTGCAGCACGTCTTCATCACGGCGCTCACCATGGTCTCGGCGCTCGCCCTCGCGCTCGTCTACGGCGTCGGCGGGTTCCTGTCCCTGCGCGGCCACCTCGACGCCGGCGCCGTCGTCGCCCTCGCCCTGCTGCTCACCCGCCTCTACGCGCCGCTGACCGCCCTGGCCAGCGCCCGCGTCGAGGTGATGAGCGCGCTCGTCAGCTTCGAGCGGGTCTTCGAGGTGCTCGACCTCAAGCCGCTCGTCGCCGAGAAGCCCGAGCCCGGCGACGTGCCCGAGGGCCCGGTGGCCGTCGAGTTCGACGACGTGACCTTCGCCTACCCGTCCGCCGACAAGGTCTCCCTCGCCTCCCTCGAAGAGGTCGCCACCCTCGACACCCGCGGCGGCGTCGACGTCCTGCACGACGTCTCGTTCCGCGCCGAGCCCGGCCAGATGGTCGCCCTGGTCGGCTCGTCCGGCGCGGGCAAGTCGACCATCGCGCAGCTGCTGCCGCGCCTCTACGACGTCGACTCCGGCGCCGTCCGGCTCGGCGGCGTCGACGTCCGCGACCTGTCGTTCCAGGCCATCCGTGACACGCTCGGCATGGTGACGCAGGACGGGCACCTGTTCCACGAGTCGATCCGCGAGAACCTCCTGCTGGCCCGCCCCGAGGCGCCCGAGGAGGAGCTCTGGGACGTCCTGCGCCGCGCCCGCCTCGACACCCTCATCGAGGGCCTGCCCGACGGCCTCGACACCATCGTCGGCGAGCGGGGCTACCGCCTGTCCGGCGGCGAGCGCCAGCGCCTCACCATCGCCCGCCTCCTGCTCGCCCGCCAGCGCGTCGTGATCCTGGACGAGGCCACCGCGCACCTCGACTCCACGTCGGAGGCCGCCGTCCAGGAAGCTCTGACCGAGGCCCTCGACGGCCGCACCGCCGTGGTCATCGCGCACCGCCTCTCCACCGTCCGCGCCGCCGACCTGATCCTCGTCGTGGAGAGCGGCCGCATCATCGAACGCGGCACCCACGAGGAACTCCTCGCAGCGGACGGCCGCTACGCCGACCTCTACCGCACCCAGTTCGCCGACGACCCGCCCCTAGAGCCCGTCGCCTGA
- a CDS encoding SRPBCC family protein, whose product MSGERASIEVDEFLPHPPAKVWRALTEPDLLARWLMPNDFEAVVGHRFTFTAKPIPAIGFDGTIACRVLDVEEVSLLRISWRGGGLDTTVTWRIVPEGHGTRLFVEHAGFDLDDPVNAHAFRGMGGGWRTNVHRSLHDLLTALP is encoded by the coding sequence ATGAGCGGTGAGCGGGCCTCGATCGAGGTGGACGAGTTCCTGCCGCATCCGCCCGCGAAGGTGTGGCGGGCGCTCACCGAGCCGGACCTGCTGGCCCGGTGGCTGATGCCGAACGACTTCGAGGCCGTCGTCGGGCACCGCTTCACGTTCACCGCCAAGCCGATCCCGGCGATCGGCTTCGACGGGACGATCGCGTGCCGCGTCCTCGACGTCGAGGAGGTGAGCCTGCTGCGCATCAGCTGGCGTGGTGGCGGCCTCGACACGACGGTGACGTGGCGGATCGTCCCCGAGGGCCACGGCACCCGCCTCTTCGTCGAGCACGCGGGCTTCGACCTGGACGACCCCGTCAACGCCCACGCCTTCCGCGGCATGGGCGGCGGCTGGCGCACCAACGTCCACCGCTCCCTCCACGACCTCCTCACCGCCCTCCCCTGA
- a CDS encoding RNA polymerase sigma factor, with protein MTVPPTARECDAALIESSLADPEAFAALFDRYSAMLYRYVSRRLGPEAAEDVVGETFLVAFSKRSRYDLEQRDARPWLFGIATKLVARHHRAEAARYRALRRSPVDGPVEGPDERVAAGVTASATRPALAAALSGLARRDLDVLLLVAWGDLSYEEAARALGIPVGTVRSRLNRARRKVRAALGDTDPTREEA; from the coding sequence ATGACCGTTCCCCCGACGGCCCGGGAGTGCGACGCCGCTCTCATCGAGAGCTCGCTCGCCGACCCCGAGGCGTTCGCCGCGCTGTTCGACCGCTACTCGGCGATGCTCTACCGGTACGTCTCCCGCAGGCTCGGGCCGGAGGCGGCCGAGGACGTCGTCGGGGAGACGTTCCTGGTCGCGTTCAGCAAGCGGAGCCGTTACGACCTGGAGCAGCGGGACGCGCGGCCGTGGCTGTTCGGCATCGCGACGAAGCTGGTCGCGCGGCACCACCGGGCGGAGGCCGCGCGCTACCGGGCGCTGCGGCGCAGCCCCGTGGACGGTCCGGTGGAGGGGCCCGACGAGCGCGTCGCGGCGGGGGTGACCGCGTCGGCGACGCGTCCCGCGCTGGCGGCGGCCTTGTCCGGTCTGGCGCGCCGCGACCTGGACGTCCTTCTGCTGGTGGCCTGGGGCGACCTGTCCTACGAGGAGGCGGCGCGGGCCCTCGGCATCCCGGTCGGCACGGTCCGCTCCCGCCTCAACCGGGCGCGGCGCAAGGTGCGCGCGGCGCTCGGCGACACCGACCCGACGCGCGAGGAGGCGTGA